DNA from Lagenorhynchus albirostris chromosome 15, mLagAlb1.1, whole genome shotgun sequence:
ACACCCATGTGGTGTCCTCCACTGACAGCTGGGCTTGGCCTGGGATCAGCCTCCCATCTAGAACTTCAGGCCTCAGAGCTGCTCCCAGGTGGGATATATTCCCATGTTCCCTGCCCCCTTTGCATGGGGCTGACCCTTCCTGGGATGCTTTGCCTCCTCCATCAAGGAGAGACTCCAGTCTGTTGAGCTCCCTGGCTACATCCAATACCTATGTGGCTCATGAAATCCCAACAGCTTGGCAAAGTTGAATAATAGGCATCtggctgatgaggaaactgaagcttgggcAGGTTGAGGAACTGAAACCACACAACTAGAAACTGAAGCAGCTTGGATTCAAAATCAGACCTGGCCCCAATCCTGGGTTCTTTTTACTACAGCAGACTGCTGCCCTGGGGACACCCCACAACCACCAGCCCAGCTTGGCTCCCTCTGTGCTGTGTGCCCTGTAGGGACCAATGGGAGCATGAGGGTCCCACCTTCAGATCCAGGGCCCAGCCTGCCTGATGGGCCTGAGGGAGGAGGCAGCCAGACCCCCACCCGGCACGTGGCACAACCCCAGGAGCAGTCAAAGCCTGGAGGCAGGCCGGGGGCCGGCTGGGTGGTCCCCCACGGGCTGCGTGGCTGAACCACCCCCTCCAGAGCCCTCCCGCCAGCACATTCCTGgctccccggcccctcccccggcTCCAgggcctcccagccccctcccccgctGGCCCAGCCAGTGTCTGAATCTGCTTCTGATTCCGGCTCTGCCGACGaggccccctccccggccccctcccctcccctccctccctccttcccggcCCGAGCAGCCCCGCCCCCGGCTGCGCCCAGGCTTGCGCCTGCTGCGCCCCCCACCCTCTACTGGCACAGCTTGCCCGCCCTCGCTGCAGCCGGGAGGAGGCGGCGGCCGGGGCGCCCCAGGCCCCACCCGCCCTCGGCCAGTCCCGGGAGGCCGGGAGACCTGCTCGACCCGGCCCTCGGTGGGTGAGTGCGAGCGGCGGGCGGCGGGTGGGGCCTCTGCGGGCGGAGGCGCCGAGAGCGGGGGCGACGCCTGTCAACGCTCCAGGCCCAGCGGGAGGACGCGCCGACATCCCCGCTGCTCCGCTCGGCCCGGGGCGTAACGGCGGCTGCGCCCACCTCTGGGCCCTGACTGGAGCGGCCCGGGGCTCTGGTTGCTCGGCACCGCGGGCCAGCGGGCAGAGCCTCGGATCGGGCTCTCTCTCCCGAGGGCAGCGGCGTGGGCCCCCGGCCGGCTGGCTGACCCACGGCGGCTCCGGCCATGCCCGGCTGGCCCTGGGGGCTGCTGCTGGCTGCGGGCACAATCTCGGCCGCGCTGAGCCCGGGGCCGCCGGGGCCCGCCGACCCCTGCCATGACGAGGGGGGCGCGCCCCGCGGTTGCGTGCCCGGCCTGGTGAACGCGGCCTTGGGCCGCGAGGTGCTGGCGTCCAGCACGTGCGGGCGGCCGGCCACGCGGGCCTGCGACGCTTCGGACCCGCGGCGGGCACACCCTGCCACCCTCCTGACCTCCGCAGGGGGCACCACAAGCCCGGTGTGCTGGCGTTCGGACTCGCTGACGCAGGTGCCCCTCAACGTGACCCTCACAGTGCCCCTCGGCAAGGCTTTTGAGCTGGTGTTCGTGAGCCTGCGCTTCTGCTCTGCACCCCCCACTTCGGTGGCCCTGCTCAAGTCGCAGGACCATGGCCGAAGCTGGACCCCACTGGGCTTCTTCTCCTCCCGCTGTGGCCTGGACTATGGCCGCGTGCCTGCCCCTGCAGATGGCCCAGTTGGCCTGGGGCCCGAAGCCCTGTGCTTCCCtgagccccaggcccagcctgaTGGGGGTGGCCTTCTGGCCTTCAGCGTGCAGGACGGCAGCCCGCCAGGCCTGGATCTGGACAGCAGCCCGGTGCTCCAAGACTGGGTGACCGCCACAGACATTCAAGTAGTGCTCACAAGGCCTACCATGCTGGGGGACACGAGGGACGCCACGGCCATGGTCCCTTACTCTTACTCAGCCACTGAGCTCCAGGTGGGCGGGCGCTGCAAGTGCAATGGGCATGCCTCCAGGTGCCTGCTGGACACCCAGGGCCATTTGATCTGCGACTGCCGGCATGGCACCGAGGGCCCCGACTGCGGCCGCTGCAAGCCCTTCTACTGCGACAGGCCATGGCAGCGGGCCACAGCCCGGGAAGCCCACGCCTGCCTTGGTGAGGCCTTGGAGGGTGGCCTGGGGATCTGAGACCAGGCCAGCCTGTCCCTGACTCATCCCTCCCTGCAGCTTGCTCCTGCAATGGCCATGCCCGCCGCTGCCGCTTCAACATGGAGCTGTACCGACTGTCTGGCCGCCGCAGTGGAGGTGTCTGCCTCAACTGCCGGCATAATACTGCCGGCCGGCACTGCCACTACTGCCAGGAGGGCTTCTATCGAGACCCAGGCCGTGCCCTGAGTGACCGCCGCGCTTGTAGGGGTGAGCCTGCTGCCAGCTACCTGCACACCCTCACCTTCTGGTTTCCCACATCCCTAGATGGGCTTCTGACCATCCCACTTCTATCCTCAGCCTGTGACTGTCACCCTGTTGGTGCTGCTGGCAAAACGTGCAACCAGACCACAGGCCAGTGTCCCTGCAAGGATGGCGTCACTGGCCTCACCTGCAACCGCTGTGCCCCTGGCTTCCAGCAGAGCCGCTCTCCAGTGGCACCCTGCGTTAGTGAGTGATGCTGCCCTGCTTAGACCACCTCAGCCAAGGTCAACCCAGCTCCCTGCTGCTGCCTACCTGGGCCCCGCAGATCCCCCTGCCCCCCTCAACTGTCCCCTGAGCCCTGCAGATTCCCTTGGCTCCCTTCAAAGGAAGGCCTTTATCTCATCCTCTCCACAGAGACCCCTGTCCCTGGACCCACTGAGGAGAGCAGCCCTGTGGAGCCCCAGGGTGAGTGGAGGTTCCAGAGGGGGCATGTCCTTGGCTGGAGGGGGCTATGGATttcaggaggggaggaggagagggtgggagaaggaggTGCAGATCGGTGCCAACCTCCTCCTGCGCCCTCCTCCCAGACTGCAACTTGCACTGCAAACCTGCCCGTGGCAGCTACCGCATCAGCTTGAAGAAGTTCTGCAGGAAGGACTACGGTAGGCCACCCTCAGGCCTCCTGCCCCCGTCCTCCTCACCTTGCCCTACTTTCTCTCCGTATACCCTGACCCTCGCTGGACCCCAAGGCCATCCCCTGGCCCTCAGGTCCTACGCTGTCGCCGGCCCCGCCCTGTCAGCCCCCGTGGCCTCTTCGTGCTCCCGCTGCGGCGTGTCCTCTTTGTGTTCCTCCTCCACCCCGCCTCCCACCCCCGCGGGCGCCGTGTCCTCCTCTGCGCGGCCCGCCCCCTCCGGGCCCCGCCCCGCCTGACCCCGCCCCCTCTCGCCTCCCCCGCAGCGGTGCAGGTGGCGGTGCGCGCGCGCGGCCAGGCGCGCGGCTCCTGGACGCGCTTCCCGGTGGCCGTGCTTGCCGTGTTCCGGAGCGGCGAGGAGCGCGCGCGGCGCGGGAGCAGCGCGCTGTGGGTGCCTGCGCGGGACGCCGCCTGCGGCTGCCCGCGCCTACTACCGGACCGCCGCTACCTGCTGCTGGGGGGCGGACCGGGGGCCGCGGCCGGGGGTCCCGAGGGCCGGGGGCCCGGGCTCAGCGCCGCCCGCGGGAGCCTCGTGTTGCCTTGGCGGGATGCGTGGACGAGGCGCCTTCGGAGGCTGCAGAGGCGCGAGCGGCGGGGGCGCTGCGGGGCGGCCTGAGCCCGCGGGCCGGGCGGGGGCCGGGCGGGGACCGGGCGGGGCGCTTCTCACACATCAAGGCACACGTTCATCCAGTGCATCCGCCTCACGAGAAGTCTTTGCTCGCGTCGCGCGCGTCGCCATCTGAGCCCCCTGCCCCGACACTGCCCTGCGCCTCCTTCGGTGCCTCGAGCTCCTGCCCAGGAGGGGTGTGACGGACGCAGGGACACCCCCGCCCCAACAGAGGGATGTGATAGCCCCAGAGAGCTGCTTTGAGGCCCCCTGGAGCACCTGTCATCCAAAGGACCCCTTGGCCCCCCTACCCTCAAGCTATCTGCCTTCTCAAAGGGACACCACGATACCACCAGAGGGCTGTGAACTCCCTGTGGGGCCGAATACTTAGAGGCTCTGCGAACACCTCAAGGGCCTCTGTGACACAGCCCCCCGTGATGTCGTGGTCCCTCAGCGTTCCCACCTTCCTGAAAGGCACTGACACCCCCCTCAAATAGTTATGAACCCCCTTCTGATGCCAGGACGCATAGAGATCTGCGAATACCCCAAGGGCCGTTGAGACTCCACCCGCCCCCGGACTCTGTGATCCGCCAGAGAGCGCCCTGACTCCCCAAGAGGCACTGTGGCTACCACAGACGCCTGTGGACCCCCATGGAGCTCGGTGACACTGGCTCCCCCGCCCCCTGTCAGGACACGCAGAGGGCGCTATGACTCCTCCCCCAACGAGGACGGCGGCCTCTGGTTCCCGTCTGTCCCGTAGGTCACCTCTGCCTGTCCTGTCTCTGCCGGCTGGGCGTCCGTGTCCCTGCCCCCCGCTGTGTTCAGCCTCTTTTTTGCCCCCTTGTGTCCCTGTCTCTTGTCTCCGTCTGGCTGTCTATCTCGGCCTCGGCCTGAAGACTCCTCCACCCAGGTCCCACCCGGAGGTCCCCCCATGCACTCCTCCGCCCGCTCGGGACCAGACGTCGTGCCCACGCGGGCGCGCGTTCCCAGGTCTACGCGTAACCCGGCAGCGACTCCGGCGGGCACCCCTGCCGACCCCCGATACCCCAGCCTTGCCCACAGCTGGGCCTGACAGCCACCCGCCCACTCGCGCGCGCCCCTCGCCTCTCATCGGGACCCGTGCTGAGCCGGCGCATGCTCCTGCCGCCTCGCCTCGGGGCGTCAGCGCGCATGCCCGGAGCCCGCTGCCCCAGAGACCCGCGGGCGCCGCGGGTGGGCAGCCGGCGGCGCGTctcggcgggggcggggccgcgtgCGCGCGTGCGCAGAAAGGCCGACGCTCGGGAGCTCAGCTAGCTGAGGAGAAAGCGGCGCGGTGCGGCGCGGCGCCGGGAGGTGGGTTCTCGGCCAGCGCGGCGGGCGGTGGTAGGTGCGCaacggggtgggcgggggcgtGACGGTCCGGCGCGGGGGCCGCGGGGTCGGGTTTCCGACTGTCACCGCGTCCCGGGCGTGCTGACGGAGGGGGCGTGCTGACGGAGGGGGCGTGGGGGCCTGGCTGCCGGGCCTCCGTCCGAGCGGGGCGCGGGGACCGGCCGCGGTGCGGGTGGCGGTTTCGCAGCCCGCGCGCCCTGGGCCCGCGACCGCCCGccgggccgccgccgccggctCTGCCCCGCGGCCCGAGCGCCGGGCAGGGCGCGACGTGGGTCCGGAGCCGACCTCGGACCCGCGGGACACCGACCCCGGGGGTCGCGCCGGCGCCCCTCACCAGGCGCTGTCGGCTCTCCGGCCGGCTCCGGGCGAGGCGGCGGTGGGAAGAGCTGGCTCTGTGTCACTCCTTCCTCGGGCGCTTTCGGTCTCTGCGGGGTAGGAAATCCTCTTCTAGACTCGAAATTGCAACAGATTCTCTGATAACGTTCTGTCTTCGAAGACCTGCAGCTGCTCCCGTCCTGGTCCTACGCTTGCCCCAGGATTACACGCTGCCCACCTGCCGCCTAGGTATCTACCCAGCCTCTGAGTCCTGTCCGGCGGGTGCCTCCTGGGGTGGCCGCTGTGCCAGGCGGCAGCTGTCCGCCAGGCTGTGCTGGGGACGAAAGCGTTTCCACAGGGCCCCTGGGCGCTGTGCTCTCTGAGCCTTGAGTAAGCACAGCTGGAGGTCGGGGGCCCCTGGGCGCTGTGCTCTCTGAGCCTTGAGTAAGCACAGCTGGAGGTCGGGGATGGGCTGCACTCGGTCAAGGTCCTCTTCTGGCAAGGGCGCTGGTGGCCTGATGGCCTTACTCTGTAGGGAACAGACGAGCGGTGGGCTTCCTGGATTACCACTTGCTGGGCTGACACTTAAGGCCAGAGGCTGAAGACCACCTGGGCAGTGCGGAGGCGCGGGTCAGCTGTTAAGATAGCGATGTGCCTGGGAGGCACAGACCTGGTGGCCGATGTGGCTGTGGTTGTGATGCTTGTGTTGAGGTCTTTACCTAGCTGCTTATTCCTGGTGAGGAGTTTGCCTGCCTTTCCAGGGCCAGTAGAAGGACTTGAAGGTGGTTTTCCTTAgttctgtgtgtgttttctccgAGGTCTGCAGGAACATCTAGGCAATTACAGGGGGGAAAAAATCCCATTATTCATCAGATACAGCGGTTTATTCCACTTGAGGCAAGGGCTCCGCTCCATCTTCACTTTCTAGCCCCAGTACACAGTAGCTACCTGTAAACATTTACTTAATTGCCTTGAAGACAGATGtgctggttttttctttttaagggatACAGGGTTGGAGAAACAAACCCAGGTaagaaaagatcaagaaaactcgCAGAGGTTTTACAGTTTCCATTTCTAGCCAGTGGTACAACCCCCACATACGCATCCTTTTATCCTGAAGGTTGGTCCTCGTTTAGTCTTCTCAGGTAAAGCCTGTATGAGAAGTACTTATCCAGTAGCGAGTGCTCTGTTCAGAAGCTCATCTCTCCCTATGGACAGGGCTGGAGCCACGTCGCATTCATCTTTGCTCCCCCATTGCCTCATATGGAATGGGCCAGGGGTTCTCCCTGAATGGTTGTTGAAATGAACCAAGGTGCTAAAACTAATGCAGTGGTTTTCATCTGGATGAAGGGTGACCTTCAGAGGATGTAGAAGTAATCTAGTAATCTTGGCAGGTTTTTCATAATAACAAAATTCACACCCTGAATTTGCAAGTTCACCTGCTGGTGAGCCATGCTAGCTGTCGCTGACCACACCTGCCAGGACTGTCAGCAGGCCAAGTGACCTTGGGCATGCAGTGTTGCGCCTAATTCTCATTACAGTCTCAGCCAATCTCAGAAGACATATTTAAGTGTTTGCTTTTAGATTGTTGCTGGTTTGAAGTACATAAGGACAATGAAGCAGGTTATAAAAAAGCACTTAATATTTACCCTGTTCAATGTTTTACCTGTTTGAGCATAGCTTCTCTGTTATGACAACTCTgtgcagggaagaaaaaaagccttTTCAACTTGAAGCAGCAGTTTCAGTGGCTGTTTCAAGTGTCACTTTCCAAATGGAGATAATATCAGAGAAACAACACCTTGGGCTTTTCACTAAGGACCAACCTAAATTCATTATTTGatgatttttgttgttctttcagTGCAGGTTTATCCAAATCATAATTCACATGATGAGGACTTGTGCCCGGTATTCTGTGGCTACAAAGTTGAGTGAGCCTGTGCCCTTGAAGAGCTTAGGGTACAGTGAGGAGACGGGCCAGTGAACTGTGGCACTGCAGTCGGCGCTCTCACAGAGGCAGACGGAGCTTGCTATGGGCACAGAGGGATGGAGTCCAGCTGGCCTTTAGTGGGGGCTCCTGAGAAGGGCTCGAATTAAATTTTGAAGAacggggagttccctggcggtccagtggttaaggctccatgctctcattgccgagggcatgggttcaatccctagtcagggaactaagatcccacaagcctcgcggtgtggtaaaaaaaaaaaaaaaaaatttttttttttttaaaaacgaaTGGGAGTGGCAGGGCCACATGAGGGAATGAGACTTCTAGGCCAAGGCACAGTGTGTGAAGTACAGGAATACAGCTCCCACCCACCGGCTGTTGGGAGAAGGGCAGTGGGTAGCTCCGGTGGTTGGGGTGAGGAGAGGGAGATTAAGTTAAGGAGCTAGGCTGGTGGCAGTCAGGAGAGGCCTT
Protein-coding regions in this window:
- the NTN3 gene encoding netrin-3, encoding MPGWPWGLLLAAGTISAALSPGPPGPADPCHDEGGAPRGCVPGLVNAALGREVLASSTCGRPATRACDASDPRRAHPATLLTSAGGTTSPVCWRSDSLTQVPLNVTLTVPLGKAFELVFVSLRFCSAPPTSVALLKSQDHGRSWTPLGFFSSRCGLDYGRVPAPADGPVGLGPEALCFPEPQAQPDGGGLLAFSVQDGSPPGLDLDSSPVLQDWVTATDIQVVLTRPTMLGDTRDATAMVPYSYSATELQVGGRCKCNGHASRCLLDTQGHLICDCRHGTEGPDCGRCKPFYCDRPWQRATAREAHACLACSCNGHARRCRFNMELYRLSGRRSGGVCLNCRHNTAGRHCHYCQEGFYRDPGRALSDRRACRACDCHPVGAAGKTCNQTTGQCPCKDGVTGLTCNRCAPGFQQSRSPVAPCVKTPVPGPTEESSPVEPQDCNLHCKPARGSYRISLKKFCRKDYAVQVAVRARGQARGSWTRFPVAVLAVFRSGEERARRGSSALWVPARDAACGCPRLLPDRRYLLLGGGPGAAAGGPEGRGPGLSAARGSLVLPWRDAWTRRLRRLQRRERRGRCGAA